The Pseudomonas triclosanedens genome has a window encoding:
- a CDS encoding MFS transporter: protein MPSPNRWLVLLIVSTALFLICIDVTVLYTALPRLTHDLGASNAEKLWIVNAYPLVMAGLLMSTGTLGDKIGHRRMFLMGLIVFGIASVIAAYSPTPGILIASRALLAVGAAMMIPATLSIIRITFTDDRERSLAIGVWAAVASGGAAFGTVVGGILLEFFWWGSVFLINVPVVILALLLTPRLVPNIPGNPQRTWKFSGAIIVMIGLVGVIYAIKETSKIDPSILIAVGSGVIGAAFLFWFVRSQRAMAEPMVDFSLFPNPVFRGGALAAMVSMLAMIGVLLVLTQRLQLVSGMSPLEAAFALMPLSIASLVIGPIAGLLSNRIGNATVIWGALFVTAAGLAGLALTYDSSFMMRLVPMVAIGLGVGGTMTGASGAIMLSAPPEKAGMAASIEEVSYEFGSTIGVALIGTMLSLFYTRAFILPDGFEVPLAARDSIDQAIIAAESLNPKGAEQLMTIARSAFDQGFVASVWTAAALVFLVAIYIAISTRNQPKLTGSH, encoded by the coding sequence ATGCCGTCACCAAATCGCTGGCTCGTACTGCTGATCGTATCGACAGCCCTTTTTCTCATCTGCATTGACGTTACAGTTCTATACACGGCACTGCCCCGGCTGACGCACGATCTTGGTGCGTCGAACGCTGAAAAGCTCTGGATCGTCAACGCCTATCCTCTCGTCATGGCGGGCCTTCTCATGAGCACTGGCACGCTTGGCGACAAGATCGGCCACAGGCGCATGTTCCTGATGGGTCTGATCGTCTTCGGGATTGCCTCGGTCATTGCCGCCTACTCGCCCACGCCAGGTATTCTGATCGCCTCGCGAGCGCTTCTCGCCGTTGGCGCAGCGATGATGATACCGGCAACGCTTTCGATCATCCGCATTACCTTCACCGACGACCGCGAGCGCAGCCTTGCGATTGGCGTATGGGCGGCGGTCGCCTCTGGCGGCGCAGCCTTCGGCACGGTGGTCGGCGGTATTCTGCTCGAATTCTTCTGGTGGGGATCGGTGTTCCTCATCAACGTGCCCGTCGTCATCCTGGCGCTGCTCCTGACACCGCGTCTTGTGCCCAACATTCCGGGCAATCCACAGCGGACATGGAAGTTTTCGGGCGCGATCATCGTCATGATCGGCCTTGTCGGCGTCATCTATGCGATCAAGGAGACGAGCAAGATCGACCCGTCGATCCTCATTGCAGTCGGGTCCGGCGTCATCGGTGCCGCGTTCCTATTCTGGTTTGTGCGCTCGCAGAGGGCAATGGCTGAACCCATGGTGGATTTCAGCCTCTTTCCGAACCCGGTCTTCCGGGGTGGTGCGCTCGCTGCGATGGTCTCCATGCTCGCCATGATAGGCGTGCTGCTGGTGCTCACCCAGCGTCTTCAGCTTGTCAGCGGCATGTCGCCGCTCGAGGCAGCATTCGCCTTGATGCCGCTATCGATCGCTTCCCTCGTCATCGGGCCGATTGCTGGCCTTTTGTCGAACCGGATCGGCAACGCGACGGTGATATGGGGAGCGCTGTTCGTTACCGCCGCGGGCCTCGCCGGGCTCGCACTCACCTACGATAGCAGCTTCATGATGCGGCTCGTGCCAATGGTAGCGATCGGCTTGGGAGTTGGCGGCACCATGACCGGCGCTTCGGGCGCCATCATGCTCAGTGCCCCGCCTGAAAAGGCCGGCATGGCCGCCTCGATCGAAGAAGTGTCGTACGAGTTCGGCAGCACCATCGGCGTCGCTCTCATCGGCACGATGCTATCGCTCTTCTACACACGCGCCTTCATCCTGCCAGACGGTTTTGAAGTGCCGCTTGCGGCGCGCGACAGCATCGATCAGGCGATCATCGCTGCCGAATCTTTGAACCCGAAAGGGGCCGAACAACTGATGACTATTGCGCGCAGCGCTTTCGATCAGGGGTTTGTCGCTTCGGTCTGGACCGCCGCTGCGCTCGTCTTCCTCGTTGCGATCTACATTGCGATCTCGACGCGCAATCAGCCCAAGCTAACGGGCAGCCATTGA